From a single Arachnia propionica genomic region:
- a CDS encoding succinate dehydrogenase/fumarate reductase iron-sulfur subunit codes for MKLKLRIWRQAGPKARGAMAEYDIDGVSPDMSFLEMLDMLNEQLTDANQEPVAFDHDCREGICGMCGLVINGVAHGGSATTTCQLHMRSFADGATIEIEPWRAGAFPVIKDLAVDRTALDRIVQSGGYISSNTGSAPDAHATAAPKRESDRAFDNATCIGCGACVAACPNSSAMLFTSAKITHLAMLPQGQPERYRRVKSMVAQHDEEGFGNCTNIGECSAVCPKGIPLESISQLNRDLIKSLFKGDGK; via the coding sequence GTGAAACTCAAGCTGCGCATCTGGCGCCAGGCCGGCCCCAAAGCACGGGGTGCGATGGCCGAGTATGACATCGATGGCGTGTCCCCGGACATGTCTTTCCTGGAGATGCTCGACATGCTCAATGAGCAGCTCACGGACGCGAACCAAGAGCCCGTCGCCTTTGACCACGACTGTCGTGAGGGCATCTGCGGCATGTGCGGTCTCGTGATCAATGGCGTCGCCCATGGCGGTTCCGCCACCACCACCTGCCAGTTGCATATGCGGTCCTTCGCCGATGGTGCAACGATCGAGATCGAGCCGTGGCGGGCCGGGGCTTTCCCGGTTATCAAGGACCTCGCGGTGGATCGCACGGCGCTGGACCGGATCGTCCAGTCGGGTGGTTACATCTCCTCCAACACTGGCTCCGCCCCGGATGCCCACGCAACTGCCGCCCCGAAGCGGGAGTCCGACAGGGCATTTGACAACGCCACCTGCATTGGCTGTGGTGCTTGCGTCGCGGCCTGCCCGAACAGCTCCGCGATGCTGTTTACCTCGGCGAAGATCACCCACTTGGCGATGCTCCCGCAGGGACAGCCGGAACGCTACCGCCGCGTGAAGTCGATGGTTGCCCAGCACGACGAGGAAGGCTTCGGGAACTGCACCAACATTGGGGAGTGCTCCGCGGTCTGCCCGAAGGGTATTCCACTCGAATCCATCTCCCAGCTGAACCGTGACCTCATCAAGTCACTGTTCAA